The DNA window TGATGACGCCACGCTCGGGCTGGTAGCGGCGCGCACTGTCAGCATCGGGGACAAACCTTTGTTCGTTCTCGGCGGCCAACGCCTGGACCGCGAATTCATCTCGTCGCTGACGCTGCCCGCCGGCATGCGCGCGCTGCTCTACCGCAATCTGCAGCCCGGGTTCTCGGCACAGTCGCTCATCGGCCCCGCCGGTGCGGTGGACAATGCCGACCGCCTGGTGCCGCTCATCACCCGCGTGCAGCAGCATAAACACGATGCCGACGAGGTGGTGCAGTGGTCCGCCGACACCGCCGACAGCGAGAGCTTTCACGCCATCCCGCTGAAGGGCGAGAACGACGCGCTCCTGGGCGTGCTGCTGATCGGCAGCTCGCGGCGCGGCCTGATCGAATTGCAGCGCCACATCGGCGCCTTTGCCCTGATCGTGGGCGGGATCGGCATTCTACTGGCGATTCTGCTCAGCGGCTGGGTGGCGGCGCGGGTGACGCAGCCGATTGAGCGCCTGGCCGAGGCCGCGCGCGAGGTTGCCGCCGGCCATTGGGAAACGCAGGTGGAAGTCGCCTCGCACGACGAGATCGGCCAGCTCGCCGAATCGTTCAATTCCATGACCCATCAACTGGTCGAGCAGCACGACCGCGCCATGCAGGCCGAGCGCGTCGCCGCCTGGCGCGAACTCGCGCGCCGCCTGGCGCACGAGCTCAAGAACCCGCTCTTCCCGCTGCAAATCACGGTGGAGAACCTGCTCCGCTCGCGCAATTCCACCGAATTTGACGAAGTCTTCCGCGAGAGCACCGCGACCCTGCTCGCCGAACTCGGCAATCTGAAGGCGATTGTCGGCCGCTTCAGCGACTTCTCCAAAATGCCGCAGCCACAGCTTCAGCCGGTGAACCTCAACGAGATCATTCGTCAAGTTCTGAAGCTGCACGAAGCGCAATTGCGTGTGGGGCAGAGTCACGGGTCGGAGACCCGTGCCACACAGGATCTGCCGCGCGTCGTGATCGCTGTCGAATTGGATGAGTCGCTGGATACGGTTGCCGCCGATCCCGATCTTCTGCACCGCGCCTTGTCGAACCTGGTGTTAAACGCGCTCGATGCCATGCCCGAAGGCGGCACGATCACCGTGCGCACCAGCACCACGCCTGAGCACGTGCGCATCGAGGTCTCCGACACCGGCAGCGGCCTTACGCGCGAGGAATGCGAGCGCCTGTTTACGCCTTACTACACCACCAAGCGCCACGGCACCGGACTGGGCCTGGCAATTGTGCAGTCAGTGGTGAGCGACCATCGCGGGAGCATCTCGGTGAACAGCACGCCGGGCAAGGGGGCTACATTCCGTATTGATTTGCCGCGGGCAAGTTCCGCGCCCGCCGCGTCGAACGATATGTTCAAATCAGCGACGATCACCTAGGTTAGCCACAGAGGACACCGAGGGATTGAAGAATTCGAGAATTGAAGAAGAAGGGTATGCGCTTCGCTCAGGTAATCACAATGGTTTGTGGCATCAAGTGGCGGCACAGCGCAATATCTTGTGGTCGCCTGAGTCAAGCAGATACCTCTTTTGAAGAATTCGCGAAGCGAAGAATTTACGCATTGGGAGTGGCAATGCGGCGGCGGTCGGTGATTCGTCAATTCTCGAGTTCTTCAATTCTTCAATTCGTAAATTCCCCTCTGTGTCCTCCGAGGCTAATGTGAGGAACCGTGCCCACCAAAGCGCAACTTCTAATCGTTGACGACGAGGCGAACACGCTGGCCTCGCTCTCGCGCGCCTTCCGCCTTGCCGGGCACGAGGCCACCGTCTGTGACAACGCCGCCAAAGCGCTCGAACTCGCCAAATCCCGCGAGTTCGACCTCATCCTATCCGACGTGGTCATGCCCGGACGCGACGGCCTGGCGCTACTCGAAGACTTGAAGGCCAACGGCGTTACCGCGCCCGTCGTGATGATGTCCGGCCAGGCGCACATCGAAATGGCGGTGCGCGCCACACGGCTGGGCGCGCTCGACTTCCTGGAGAAACCACTCTCCACCGAAAAACTTCTGCTCACCGTCGAGAACGCGCTCAAGCTCAAGCGCCTGGAGCAGGAAAATCAGCAGCTCAAGGCCCGGCTGGGGAAACACGAAATCGTCTGGTCGGGCGAGGCGATGCGGCGCGTGATGGCGCAGATCGAGCGCGTCGCCGCCAGTGAAACGCGCGTCTGCATCTGCGGCGAAACCGGCACCGGCAAGGAACTCGTCGCGCGCACGCTGCACGAGCAAGGCCCGCGACACGGCGGCCCGTTCGTGACCTTGAATTGCGCCGCCGTGCCCGCCGAGCTGATCGAGTCCGAGCTCTTCGGCCACGAGAAAGGCTCGTTCACCGGCGCCGCCTCGCGCCACATCGGAAAATTCGAGCAGGCCAGCGGCGGCACCCTGTTCCTCGACGAGATCGGCGACATGCCGCTCACCATGCAGGCCAAGCTGCTGCGCGTTCTGGAGGAGAACGAGGTGGAGCGCGTCGGCGGCGATCACCCGGTCGCGGTTGATGTGCGCGTGGTCGTTGCCACTCATCGCAACCTGGAAGAGCTCGCGCGCATAGGACAGTTCCGCCAGGATTTATTTCACCGCGTGTACGTATTTCCGCTCGTGCTGCCGCCGTTGCGCGTGCGCACGGAAGACATCCCGGCGCTGGTCGACCATTTTTCGCGGCAGGTATGCGCGCAGAACGGCTGGAAGCCCATGCGCTTCGCCCCCGAGGCAGTCGCCGCGCTGCAGGGCTATCCCTGGCCGGGCAACATCCGCGAGCTGAGAAATGTCGTGGAACGACTTATGCTGCTGGCGGTGAGCGGGGAAGTGGACGCGGCCACGGTTGAACTTTCGCTGCCGCCGGCGCCCGCGGCTGGCGCGCCCTCGACGGCCACTTCCGGGCCGCTTTCCCAGCGCACCGCCGAGTTCGAGCGCCAGACCATCCTCGCCGAACTCCAGCGCCACCAGCACCACATCACCAACACCGCGCGCGCCCTCGGCCTGGAGCGCAGCCACCTCTACAAGAAGTGCGAGCAGCTCGGCATCGACTTGAGGCCGGCTCGCGGCGGTTCGTTTGACCAGGCCTGATTCGCGTTCGCCGGAATTCCCTCAGGGGCTAAAGCACGCATTATTCGCGGCCCTGGGCGGCACGTCTGAAGCCGTGCCCTTCCCAAGAGCTTTCGTGAGCTAGCTTGTAGTTACTGCTATGGCATTTACGTTATAGTTCGCTCGCTTTGTAATGCACCCAGGTGGGAAGACGTGAACGACCATATGTCGGCGTTTCGCCGCGCTTTCCGGCAAGCACACGCGACGTCCAAGAAAATTCTGCGGCAGCAACTGCCGCGCGACGATGCCTACCTTCGCGAGATGATGATGTCCACTCTGCGCGGCCAGGTGACCGCCGATTACGCTTTCGTTTTCCAATACGCGTTCTGCCGCCGCGAGACCGACGCCGCCAAGGTGGACCGTTTGGCCGCCGCGCTTCATTTGTTGCAGTCATCCGCCTTCGTAACCGACGATATCTTCGATCGCTCGGATCTCCGCTACGGCCATGCGGCCCTGCACAAGGCTTACGGCGTGAGTTATGCCATTATCGCCACCGAACTGATGCAGTCCGCCGCGCTGCGCACCATCAGCCAGGAGCTGCAGCGTGGCCGGTTTCGGGACGCTCTTAGGGTGATGGAGATCCTCAACCGCGTGGTCTTTGATCTGTACGTCGGGCAGTACCTGGACGTGCGCAACACCGGGAACCTGAACATGACGCGCCGGCAGTACGACCGCGTGATCGCCCTGGGCGTGGGGCAATACTTTGCGCAATTGGCAGAGTGCGGCGCTTTGCTGGCGAATAAGACTGCTTCCGAAGTCGCGAGTCTTAGTGGCTACGGCTATCACTACGGCATGGCGCTGTTCATCACCGATGACATGGTGGACATCATCAACATGCCCGCCGACACGGGGAAGAGCTACGGTTGCGATCTGGTGAATCGCAGAATGCGGCTGCCGGCGCTGCTGGCGCTGCGCCAGGCCGGACGGCGCGATGCCTTATTCCTACGCCGGTATCTGAGCGACGAAAGTTCCGGTCGGGGAGATCTGCGGAAGGCGGTACGGGCCATTGAGCGCTCCGGAGCGCTGGCTGAATGTAAGAAGGCCGCCCACCGTCACGTCACCCAGTCGCTCTCCGCCTTGCGACGCCTCCCTCAGACCGTGCCGGTCCGGAGACTGGCATGGCTGTCGCAAACCCTCCTGCGCGCACAGGGGGTACACGAGATGTGACCTGCGGGGACAGCCCTGGAACTGCTCCCACTCCTCCTCAACACTTGCCCTTCTTGCCTTTCTTCACGGGCTTCTTTGCAGCCTTCTTCGGCGCCTTTTTGCCCTTGGGTGCGGATTTCTTTTTTGACGACTCCTCCGCCATGTCGTCCCTGTCTTTGGGGAATGCCATGTCTCCTCCTGCTTGGTTTCGAGTCGGAGAATTCTCAATAACGGCTGCGGCTTATGCAACAGAAAAGTGGCAGTCAGCACGGGAAAACGTGCCCGAAAGCCCACTTCAGGAAACGAGCCGCAGCCGTTTCATGAGGGCCGCCACTTCCGGATGGCTACGCAGGCCGTCGAAGGCTGGGTTGGTGAGCAGGAACCACAGCCCATAGTCGCGGCGTTCAAAGGCAGTCTTGAGCCAGAGGACCGCGGCTTCGGTTTCGCCCAGGCGGGCGTGCAAGGTCGCCACGTGGTAAGGGGAGACGTCCGCATAGTCGTATGCCAGGGTTTTGCCGGCCTGGCGGTCGGCTTCGCTCTGCTGCATGCGTTGGCGCCAATACTGTGGCGCGCCGCCCTGCTGGTAGGCCGCGAGCAAGGCCGCCGCGCACTCTTCCGCTAGTTCGGGAGATTCACCCGAAAGCCGCGCCGCCAGGCGATGGTGCTCGATCGACGCAGGGTACATGTTGAGTTCGAGATAGGCGTCGCGCAGCACGCGGTGGGCAAGGTAAAAATTGGCGTCCATCTCGATGGTCTTGCGTAATTGCGCCACGCCTTCTTCAAAATGGCGCGCCGCCACCAGCACGATTCCGTAGGAGACGTTGATCACCAGCGAGAGTGGGTCCAGTGCAAGTGCGCGTCGTGCCTCACGGATCGCCTGCGCTTCGAATCCGGCGCATACCAGGTGCTCGGCGTACCACTGGTGAGCGGTGGCGTAGTTGGGCCGGAAGCGGACGGCGCGCGCGAACTCGTCCAGCGCACCCAGCAGGTCCCACTCGTCACCCGCCTTGATCACCGCCAGCGGGACGCGGGCCTCGGCCAGGTCGGGGTCCAGCAGCAGGGCCTGCATGACCGACGCCTTGGCTTGCGCGTACGCCTCGCCAAGCTGCATGTCGGAGTACACGCCCAACGCCAGGTAGCACTCGGCAATGCAGACGTGTGTCAGGCCAAACTTGGGATCGTATTGCAAGGCCGCCTGGAAGCACTGCATCGCTCTGCGAATGTCTTCGCCCGTCCTCTTGTTCCAGAAATAGCGGCCCCGCAGGAACGCCTGGTACGCGTTCGAATTGACACGGTTGGATGCGCCGTTCCTGGAGTGCGCCCAGCGCGCCCTCAGGTTATGCGAAATATCATCGGCGATCTGCTGCGGCACGGCTGCCAGGTCGGCCATCTCGTACTTGTATTGCTTTCCCCACAGGTGTTTGCTGTCGCTGGTCCGCTCCAGCGCGACGCTGATCTCCAGGCCTTCTTGCCGGCGCAGGATGCGGCCGGTCAGCACGTTGCGGACCTGCAATTCGCGGCCGACCACTTGCGGATCGGGCCTCCGGCTCTTGTAACGGAAGACCGAGTTGCGCGAGATCACCTTCAGCCGGGGCACTTGCGAGATGGAGTTGATGACGCTCTCGGTAATGCCGTCCGCCAGGTACTCATACTGCGCGTCTGCCACCTGCGAATCGGAGCAGGCATAGGCAAAAGGCAGCACCGCCACCGAATCCTTCCGCGTCAGCAGCCACCAGGTCCCGGCGGTGACCGCGCTCAAGAACAGCATGACGACCGCAAGCGCCGCGTTCATCGCACCCCTTGCGAACAACACCGCGATGCCGATCACAGCCAGCAGCAAACCCACGCCGGCCAGGATCGGCAACAAGTTGGCAGGCGAAGTCCGCGCGCTGGTACTGTCGCCGGCATCCGCAGGTACCAAGGCAGCCGGCGGTTCCCCGGCCGCAGTGATGGCCGAT is part of the Terriglobia bacterium genome and encodes:
- a CDS encoding histone H1-like protein, which translates into the protein MAEESSKKKSAPKGKKAPKKAAKKPVKKGKKGKC
- a CDS encoding protein kinase, with translation MTIASGSRLGPYEVLYRIGGGGMGDVYRARDTRLDRTVAIKILAGKHSSDPELKERLKREARNISRLAHPHICTLLDIGSEADCDFLVMEYLEGETLAQRLLRGVLPLDEALEIAIDVADALDKAHRLGVVHRDLKPGNIMLTASGTKLLDFGLAKDVRPKTADANGETVAFATAPGVVWGTTPYMSPEQTRGLEVDSRSDVWSLGVVLYEMLTGRMPFAGPTSSDVVASILMQDPPPPAEFRRDLPEELGRNINKALAKNTSARYQTAADLVLDLDRVRNQVRWKLSAITAAGEPPAALVPADAGDSTSARTSPANLLPILAGVGLLLAVIGIAVLFARGAMNAALAVVMLFLSAVTAGTWWLLTRKDSVAVLPFAYACSDSQVADAQYEYLADGITESVINSISQVPRLKVISRNSVFRYKSRRPDPQVVGRELQVRNVLTGRILRRQEGLEISVALERTSDSKHLWGKQYKYEMADLAAVPQQIADDISHNLRARWAHSRNGASNRVNSNAYQAFLRGRYFWNKRTGEDIRRAMQCFQAALQYDPKFGLTHVCIAECYLALGVYSDMQLGEAYAQAKASVMQALLLDPDLAEARVPLAVIKAGDEWDLLGALDEFARAVRFRPNYATAHQWYAEHLVCAGFEAQAIREARRALALDPLSLVINVSYGIVLVAARHFEEGVAQLRKTIEMDANFYLAHRVLRDAYLELNMYPASIEHHRLAARLSGESPELAEECAAALLAAYQQGGAPQYWRQRMQQSEADRQAGKTLAYDYADVSPYHVATLHARLGETEAAVLWLKTAFERRDYGLWFLLTNPAFDGLRSHPEVAALMKRLRLVS
- a CDS encoding HAMP domain-containing protein; this translates as MSFRRRLLIALALIVLVTVGGVSTVVSLRTRRAFEGADVERSDALVAQFRREFTRRGDEVVRRVEAIAAGDTVSRMALDLSHGSDTSAYVTEAKAVADSHQLDLLEFVASDGTIISSAQWPARFGYKEDIAPDLPSKGAVLRLVPLPDDATLGLVAARTVSIGDKPLFVLGGQRLDREFISSLTLPAGMRALLYRNLQPGFSAQSLIGPAGAVDNADRLVPLITRVQQHKHDADEVVQWSADTADSESFHAIPLKGENDALLGVLLIGSSRRGLIELQRHIGAFALIVGGIGILLAILLSGWVAARVTQPIERLAEAAREVAAGHWETQVEVASHDEIGQLAESFNSMTHQLVEQHDRAMQAERVAAWRELARRLAHELKNPLFPLQITVENLLRSRNSTEFDEVFRESTATLLAELGNLKAIVGRFSDFSKMPQPQLQPVNLNEIIRQVLKLHEAQLRVGQSHGSETRATQDLPRVVIAVELDESLDTVAADPDLLHRALSNLVLNALDAMPEGGTITVRTSTTPEHVRIEVSDTGSGLTREECERLFTPYYTTKRHGTGLGLAIVQSVVSDHRGSISVNSTPGKGATFRIDLPRASSAPAASNDMFKSATIT
- a CDS encoding polyprenyl synthetase family protein, with amino-acid sequence MSAFRRAFRQAHATSKKILRQQLPRDDAYLREMMMSTLRGQVTADYAFVFQYAFCRRETDAAKVDRLAAALHLLQSSAFVTDDIFDRSDLRYGHAALHKAYGVSYAIIATELMQSAALRTISQELQRGRFRDALRVMEILNRVVFDLYVGQYLDVRNTGNLNMTRRQYDRVIALGVGQYFAQLAECGALLANKTASEVASLSGYGYHYGMALFITDDMVDIINMPADTGKSYGCDLVNRRMRLPALLALRQAGRRDALFLRRYLSDESSGRGDLRKAVRAIERSGALAECKKAAHRHVTQSLSALRRLPQTVPVRRLAWLSQTLLRAQGVHEM
- a CDS encoding sigma-54 dependent transcriptional regulator encodes the protein MPTKAQLLIVDDEANTLASLSRAFRLAGHEATVCDNAAKALELAKSREFDLILSDVVMPGRDGLALLEDLKANGVTAPVVMMSGQAHIEMAVRATRLGALDFLEKPLSTEKLLLTVENALKLKRLEQENQQLKARLGKHEIVWSGEAMRRVMAQIERVAASETRVCICGETGTGKELVARTLHEQGPRHGGPFVTLNCAAVPAELIESELFGHEKGSFTGAASRHIGKFEQASGGTLFLDEIGDMPLTMQAKLLRVLEENEVERVGGDHPVAVDVRVVVATHRNLEELARIGQFRQDLFHRVYVFPLVLPPLRVRTEDIPALVDHFSRQVCAQNGWKPMRFAPEAVAALQGYPWPGNIRELRNVVERLMLLAVSGEVDAATVELSLPPAPAAGAPSTATSGPLSQRTAEFERQTILAELQRHQHHITNTARALGLERSHLYKKCEQLGIDLRPARGGSFDQA